A single region of the Blattabacterium cuenoti genome encodes:
- the murB gene encoding UDP-N-acetylmuramate dehydrogenase, which produces MLIKKNFSLKKLNTFGINVYARYFIEVKSIEEVKKTFDLYPEIPKIFLGNGSNILFLKNYYPALVIKMGIRGKKVIKENDNKVIVQAFAGENWNEFVKWTIKKGFSGLENLSCIPGTVGAAPIQNIGAYGVEVKDTLVKVQVYEMYNRKIRYFTREECKLTYRYSFFKHPHYINKFIILSVYFILKKKYKKLNTLYVEIKKELKNMNIKKPTIQNLSKAIFNIRYRKLPNPKKIGNAGSFFMNPIVGILYFKKLKHKYPTIVGYDISNEKIKLSASSLIENIGWKGKKIGNVGVYEKQPIILVNYGEANGMDIYYFSKKITRSIKKKFGIFLSREVNIIR; this is translated from the coding sequence ATGTTAATTAAAAAAAATTTTTCTCTCAAAAAATTAAATACATTTGGAATAAATGTTTATGCTCGTTATTTTATAGAAGTGAAAAGTATAGAAGAAGTTAAAAAAACTTTTGATCTATATCCAGAGATCCCAAAAATTTTTTTAGGAAATGGAAGTAATATTCTTTTTTTAAAAAATTATTATCCTGCATTAGTCATAAAAATGGGAATTAGGGGTAAAAAAGTAATAAAAGAAAATGATAATAAAGTCATTGTTCAAGCTTTTGCTGGAGAAAATTGGAATGAATTCGTAAAATGGACAATAAAAAAAGGATTTAGTGGGTTAGAAAATTTATCATGTATTCCTGGTACAGTTGGAGCTGCTCCAATTCAAAATATTGGAGCATATGGAGTAGAAGTAAAAGATACTTTAGTAAAAGTACAAGTATATGAAATGTATAATAGAAAAATAAGATATTTTACACGTGAAGAATGTAAACTTACATATCGTTATTCTTTTTTTAAGCATCCTCATTACATTAATAAATTTATTATTTTATCTGTTTATTTTATTTTAAAAAAAAAATATAAAAAATTGAATACTCTATATGTAGAAATTAAAAAAGAATTAAAAAATATGAATATTAAAAAACCTACTATTCAAAATTTAAGTAAGGCTATTTTTAATATTAGATATAGAAAACTTCCAAATCCAAAAAAAATTGGAAATGCTGGTAGTTTTTTTATGAATCCTATAGTAGGAATTTTATATTTTAAAAAACTAAAACATAAATATCCCACTATTGTGGGTTATGATATTTCTAATGAAAAAATAAAACTATCTGCTAGCTCATTAATTGAAAACATAGGATGGAAAGGGAAAAAAATTGGAAATGTAGGAGTATATGAAAAACAACCTATTATTTTAGTAAACTATGGAGAAGCTAATGGAATGGATATCTATTATTTTTCTAAAAAAATAACACGATCCATAAAAAAAAAATTCGGTATTTTTTTATCACGAGAAGTAAATATCATACGATAA
- a CDS encoding YtxH domain-containing protein, translated as MIKFIRKNIKLLFFMKKGGSFFWGVILGTMAGLIVGILLAPRKEEKIKNILGKKTEVLRDNFHKISKKIGEKVHKIKSDFEEKWKKKKIDKMDQVEDELGT; from the coding sequence ATGATTAAATTTATCCGTAAAAATATAAAATTGTTATTCTTTATGAAAAAAGGTGGAAGTTTTTTTTGGGGAGTCATTCTAGGAACCATGGCTGGTTTAATAGTAGGAATTTTGTTAGCTCCAAGAAAAGAGGAAAAAATAAAAAATATACTAGGAAAGAAAACAGAAGTGCTAAGAGATAATTTTCATAAAATTAGTAAAAAAATTGGGGAAAAAGTACATAAAATTAAATCAGACTTTGAAGAAAAATGGAAAAAAAAGAAAATAGATAAAATGGATCAAGTAGAAGATGAATTGGGAACTTAA
- the rlmB gene encoding 23S rRNA (guanosine(2251)-2'-O)-methyltransferase RlmB, producing MKKLEIVYGIHPLIEAIIAKKTISKLFFQKGLRQVSNAYKKLISLSKKENIPIKTVSKQKFDQIKNKNHQGVFAILSPIETYHIEDLLPIFYEKGRNPLLIILDRITDVRNFGSIIRTAACAEVDAIIIPKKNTAIIGSDSIKTSSGALFKVPICKEKNIKKTIEFLINSGVKIVSATEKSDISLYNVDFSGPTALILGNEEKGIFSKYLEISYEKAKIPVRGISSLNVSVACGVILYEVFRQRKYHSKTHF from the coding sequence ATGAAAAAATTAGAAATTGTTTATGGAATACATCCATTGATAGAAGCTATTATAGCTAAAAAAACCATTAGTAAACTTTTTTTTCAAAAAGGATTGAGACAAGTATCCAATGCATACAAAAAATTAATAAGTCTTTCCAAAAAAGAGAATATTCCCATTAAAACTGTTTCAAAACAAAAATTTGATCAAATTAAAAATAAAAATCATCAAGGAGTTTTTGCGATTCTTTCTCCTATAGAAACTTATCATATAGAAGATTTACTTCCTATATTTTATGAAAAAGGTAGAAATCCACTTTTGATTATTCTAGATCGTATTACAGATGTAAGAAATTTTGGATCTATCATACGTACTGCTGCATGTGCAGAAGTAGATGCTATTATTATTCCAAAAAAAAATACAGCAATAATTGGATCTGATTCTATAAAAACTTCTTCAGGGGCTTTATTTAAAGTTCCAATATGTAAAGAAAAAAATATAAAGAAAACGATAGAATTTTTAATAAACTCTGGGGTAAAAATTGTTTCTGCTACTGAAAAATCCGATATATCTTTGTATAATGTTGATTTTTCCGGACCAACAGCTTTAATTCTAGGAAATGAAGAAAAAGGAATTTTTTCTAAATATTTAGAAATTTCCTACGAAAAAGCAAAAATACCAGTTAGAGGAATTTCTTCTTTAAATGTCTCTGTAGCTTGTGGAGTTATTTTATATGAAGTTTTTAGACAAAGAAAATATCATTCTAAAACTCACTTTTAA
- the pheS gene encoding phenylalanine--tRNA ligase subunit alpha, translated as MDKKIDKIKEEIKCYHMKTYDDLETFRIKFLGKKKGVLTILFQELKKISLHKRKIFGKIINDLKKEVQKKIFNYKNDITNEKIIKYDPTIPGKSIKIGSIHPLSIIQNRMIDIFIKIGFTYVDGTEIEDDWHNFTALNIPIYHPSRDMQDTFFLQKNPDILLRTHTSSVQIRYMKKHRPPFRVLSIGKVYRNETISSHSNFMFHQAEGFYIDKKVSFSDLKQTIHYLITSFFGKARIRFRPSYFPFTEPSAEVDIYYNSGWLEIMGCGMIDPKVLKNVDIDSEIYSGFAFGLGIERLSLIIYNIKDIRMYFDNDVRFLRQFKSEF; from the coding sequence ATGGATAAAAAAATAGATAAAATAAAAGAAGAAATAAAATGTTATCATATGAAAACATATGATGATTTAGAAACATTCAGAATTAAATTTTTAGGAAAAAAAAAGGGAGTTTTAACAATTTTATTTCAAGAATTAAAAAAAATTTCTCTTCATAAAAGAAAAATTTTTGGAAAAATTATTAATGATTTAAAAAAAGAAGTTCAAAAAAAAATTTTTAATTACAAAAATGACATTACAAATGAAAAAATTATAAAATACGATCCTACTATACCTGGAAAATCTATAAAAATAGGATCCATTCATCCTCTATCTATTATTCAGAATAGAATGATAGACATTTTTATAAAAATAGGATTTACTTATGTAGATGGAACTGAAATAGAGGATGATTGGCATAATTTTACAGCTTTAAATATTCCTATTTATCATCCATCTAGAGATATGCAGGATACATTTTTTTTGCAAAAAAATCCAGATATTTTATTGCGTACACATACATCTTCTGTGCAAATACGATATATGAAAAAACATCGTCCGCCTTTTCGTGTTTTATCTATAGGAAAAGTATATAGAAATGAAACTATTTCATCACATTCAAATTTCATGTTTCATCAAGCAGAAGGATTTTATATAGATAAAAAAGTTTCCTTTTCCGATTTAAAACAAACAATTCATTATTTAATCACTTCTTTTTTTGGAAAAGCAAGAATAAGATTTCGTCCTTCTTATTTTCCATTTACAGAACCTAGTGCTGAAGTAGATATATATTATAATAGTGGATGGTTAGAAATTATGGGTTGTGGAATGATAGATCCAAAAGTTTTGAAAAACGTAGATATTGATTCAGAAATTTATTCTGGATTTGCTTTTGGATTAGGCATAGAACGTTTATCTCTAATAATTTATAATATAAAAGATATACGTATGTATTTTGATAATGACGTACGTTTTTTAAGACAATTTAAAAGTGAGTTTTAG
- a CDS encoding CvpA family protein: MLVLDIIIIILVLYGGYHGYQKGLISQFFVFMIFFILISKGIYIYHFISELLKKVINKESYLLTTVYSLIISFFSIIIVSFLSKKIIEFIIMMTCMKPMDRLCGIILGMIKYFFYLSICIFLLKEANKKIDIIPYNFFQNSFEKEFQFFFYRKGSLLNKLKELYFYFQILFL, encoded by the coding sequence ATGTTAGTGTTAGATATAATTATTATCATTCTAGTTTTATATGGTGGATATCATGGGTATCAAAAAGGGTTAATATCTCAATTTTTTGTATTTATGATATTTTTTATCCTTATTTCTAAAGGAATCTATATATATCATTTTATATCAGAACTTTTAAAAAAAGTAATAAACAAGGAATCTTATTTATTGACAACAGTTTATTCTCTAATTATTTCATTTTTTTCTATAATTATTGTTTCTTTTTTATCTAAAAAAATAATAGAATTTATTATCATGATGACATGTATGAAACCTATGGATAGATTGTGTGGTATCATATTAGGCATGATAAAATATTTTTTTTATTTATCAATATGTATTTTTTTATTAAAAGAAGCAAATAAAAAAATAGATATAATTCCTTATAATTTTTTTCAAAATTCCTTTGAAAAAGAATTTCAATTTTTTTTCTATAGAAAAGGATCTTTATTAAACAAATTGAAAGAATTATATTTTTATTTTCAAATTCTATTTTTATGA
- a CDS encoding long-chain-fatty-acid--protein ligase has translation MNFKKKIFSILSKKEFENLTLDIFHYQIDNNKIYRNYLKSLKVNPLEIKNISEIPFLPISFFKTHRIWSSKKSLPDLVFISSGTKGIKSKHYADLSVYMKSIQMGFEFFYGSIKKFKFLGFLPFDRKDSSLIYMVKYFIQKTYKNGSYFFSLSEKKKINMIFEKNDKNIFIFGLSFYLLDFIDKYNHIEQKQNIFQKKVIIMETGGMKGKRKEIIREELHQILKKFFCVKEIHSEYGMTELLSQAYAKKNGIFRCPPWMKIYIRDPEDPFLHIENNNIGGIDIIDLSNYLSCPFISTEDIGRKINDEEFEVLGRMDFSEIRGCNLMNIN, from the coding sequence ATGAATTTTAAAAAAAAGATTTTTTCTATATTATCAAAAAAGGAATTCGAAAATTTAACATTGGATATATTTCATTATCAAATAGATAACAATAAAATTTATAGAAATTATCTTAAATCATTAAAAGTGAATCCATTGGAAATAAAAAATATTTCTGAAATTCCTTTTTTACCTATTTCTTTTTTTAAAACACATAGAATTTGGAGCAGTAAAAAAAGTCTTCCAGACTTAGTTTTCATCAGTAGCGGAACGAAAGGAATAAAAAGCAAACATTATGCAGATTTAAGTGTTTACATGAAAAGTATTCAAATGGGATTTGAATTTTTTTATGGGTCAATAAAAAAATTCAAATTTTTAGGATTTTTACCTTTTGATAGAAAAGATTCTTCTTTAATTTATATGGTAAAATATTTTATACAAAAAACCTATAAAAATGGAAGCTATTTTTTTTCTTTATCAGAAAAAAAAAAAATAAACATGATTTTTGAAAAAAATGATAAAAATATTTTCATTTTTGGGCTTAGTTTTTATTTATTAGATTTTATTGATAAATATAATCATATAGAACAAAAACAAAATATATTTCAAAAAAAAGTGATAATTATGGAAACTGGAGGAATGAAGGGAAAAAGAAAAGAAATAATTAGAGAAGAATTACACCAAATTTTAAAAAAATTTTTTTGTGTAAAGGAAATTCACTCGGAATATGGAATGACAGAATTGCTTTCTCAAGCATATGCAAAAAAAAATGGTATTTTTAGATGTCCTCCTTGGATGAAGATATATATTCGTGACCCAGAAGATCCTTTTCTACATATAGAAAATAATAATATAGGAGGTATTGATATTATCGATTTATCTAATTACTTATCTTGTCCTTTTATTTCTACAGAAGATATAGGAAGAAAAATAAATGACGAAGAATTCGAAGTTTTAGGAAGAATGGATTTTTCAGAGATACGAGGATGCAATTTAATGAACATTAACTAA
- a CDS encoding inorganic phosphate transporter, whose product MKFFYPSIIVVLFLLSIFDLIVGLINDAVNFLNSAIGSKVASRRTIMFFASLGILLGAFLSSGMMEVARKGVFDPSYFYFSDIIFIFLAVMISDIILLDVFNTLGLPTSTTVSMVFCLLGGAFSIAVIKMTSPLNNEPFHHLTLYIKAEKTFTISIGIFLSIIISFTSGAFIHYFIRYFFSFEYESRLKNVGVIWTAISLSSMTYFLIVRGLHSTLQGFIDDQLTVFPLFNFLKKIHHNFFIFLLILFSTWTIIAKIFVSFGYNILKFVVLYGTFSLAMAFAGNDLVNFIGIPIAGIQSYNIWKEAGSPPAERFNMRNLSENVKVPSLVLIFAGMIMIFTLWFSKKTKNITRTEINLSRQNEGTEKFLSNSFSRAIVRFFLLLGNNFFKLFPKRLMVKIEKNFKQKKTEESIAFDLVRASANLTISSILISIATVKKLPLSTTFVTFMVSMGTSLSDRAWDRESAVYRVSGVLKVIRGWFLTGLIAFTMAGITAAFLYFFKAWALFFLIFLVLFVFYKSYKNYHKIQHKKIKEKKPFLGIVNMTLETTLNKTFDLLKPIFEYIESIYKNSIEGITKENLKTLQYSRNNFFLVKKSFAIIHNSLIRVIRKTKNNEPISGILYLHIYNKTKEIIESSDIITNNTLFHVINSHNPLKYKQKKNLLTLEHMMMEHFNIIKKITIDKNCKHIQFPCTIQNKIFKKIEEQMNQQVMGILHNKYGTKNTFLMLDLLLQSKKITKNIEDLILLYHDGLSHISSKKDTSFIAF is encoded by the coding sequence ATGAAATTTTTTTATCCCTCAATTATAGTGGTTCTTTTTTTATTATCAATATTTGATCTTATTGTTGGTCTGATTAATGATGCCGTTAATTTCCTAAATTCTGCTATTGGATCTAAAGTAGCTTCTCGTAGAACTATCATGTTTTTTGCTAGTTTAGGCATTTTATTAGGAGCTTTTTTATCTAGTGGAATGATGGAAGTAGCAAGAAAAGGAGTTTTTGATCCTTCTTATTTTTATTTTTCAGATATTATTTTTATTTTTTTAGCAGTTATGATATCAGACATCATTTTGCTGGATGTTTTTAACACTTTAGGATTACCAACTTCTACTACAGTATCTATGGTTTTTTGCTTATTAGGTGGAGCTTTTAGTATAGCTGTGATCAAAATGACTTCTCCATTAAATAATGAGCCCTTTCATCATTTAACTCTATACATTAAAGCAGAAAAAACATTTACTATTAGTATCGGTATTTTTTTATCTATTATAATTTCTTTTACTTCCGGTGCTTTTATTCACTATTTTATTCGTTATTTTTTCAGTTTTGAATATGAGAGTAGATTAAAAAATGTAGGAGTCATATGGACTGCTATTTCATTGAGCAGTATGACTTATTTTCTTATTGTAAGAGGGCTTCATAGTACTTTACAAGGATTTATTGATGATCAATTAACAGTATTTCCCTTATTCAATTTTCTAAAAAAAATTCACCATAATTTTTTTATTTTTTTGCTTATTTTATTTTCAACATGGACTATTATAGCAAAAATATTTGTTTCGTTCGGATATAATATCTTGAAATTTGTAGTGTTATATGGGACTTTTTCTTTAGCTATGGCTTTTGCAGGAAATGATTTAGTAAATTTTATTGGAATTCCTATAGCTGGAATACAATCTTATAATATATGGAAAGAAGCGGGAAGTCCACCAGCTGAAAGATTCAATATGAGAAATTTATCTGAAAATGTAAAGGTTCCATCTTTAGTTTTGATTTTTGCAGGTATGATTATGATATTCACTCTTTGGTTTTCCAAAAAAACAAAAAATATCACGAGAACAGAAATTAATTTAAGTAGGCAAAATGAAGGAACAGAGAAATTTTTATCGAATTCTTTTTCTAGGGCAATTGTTCGATTTTTTTTATTATTAGGAAATAATTTTTTTAAATTATTTCCTAAAAGACTTATGGTAAAAATAGAAAAAAACTTTAAGCAAAAAAAAACAGAAGAAAGCATAGCTTTTGATCTAGTTAGAGCTTCTGCAAATTTAACCATATCCAGCATATTAATATCTATAGCTACGGTTAAAAAATTACCATTATCTACTACTTTTGTCACTTTTATGGTATCTATGGGAACTTCTCTTTCCGATAGAGCTTGGGACAGAGAAAGTGCTGTTTATAGAGTTTCAGGGGTTTTAAAAGTTATCAGAGGATGGTTTTTAACAGGATTAATAGCCTTTACTATGGCAGGAATTACGGCTGCTTTTTTATACTTTTTTAAAGCATGGGCTTTATTTTTTCTTATTTTTTTAGTTTTATTTGTTTTTTACAAAAGTTATAAAAACTATCATAAAATACAACATAAAAAAATAAAAGAAAAAAAACCATTTCTTGGTATAGTAAATATGACTTTAGAAACTACTTTAAACAAAACCTTTGATCTTTTAAAACCTATATTTGAATACATAGAAAGTATTTATAAAAATAGTATAGAAGGAATTACTAAAGAAAATTTAAAAACTCTTCAATATAGTAGAAATAATTTTTTTTTAGTGAAAAAAAGTTTTGCAATTATACATAATTCTTTAATTAGAGTTATTAGAAAAACGAAAAATAATGAACCTATTTCTGGAATACTTTATTTACATATATACAACAAAACTAAAGAGATCATTGAATCATCAGATATTATTACGAATAATACATTATTTCATGTGATTAATAGCCATAATCCTTTAAAATATAAACAAAAGAAAAATCTACTAACACTTGAACACATGATGATGGAACATTTCAACATTATAAAAAAAATAACAATAGATAAAAATTGTAAACATATTCAATTTCCTTGTACAATTCAAAATAAAATTTTCAAAAAAATAGAAGAACAAATGAATCAACAGGTAATGGGGATTCTTCATAATAAATATGGAACAAAAAACACTTTTTTGATGTTGGATCTTCTTTTACAATCAAAAAAAATAACAAAAAATATAGAAGATCTCATTCTATTGTATCACGATGGATTATCCCATATATCATCAAAAAAAGATACGTCTTTTATCGCTTTTTAG
- the ruvA gene encoding Holliday junction branch migration protein RuvA encodes MITHLRGKLIEKNQSYLIIDCHGVGYKIHISSYTYSSLLEEEGKDICLHTYFFIKENQHILYGFFEKIERKIFSYLISVNGIGPSTAIMLLSSLTPYEIEQSIYKEDIKVFNQVKGIGTKTAKRIIIELKDKITNLKKGKNVKFLENTPIKKEALSALVVLGFSPKESKKVLDNILDEHPEFSVENLIKESLKKL; translated from the coding sequence GTGATCACACATTTAAGAGGAAAGTTAATAGAAAAAAATCAATCTTATTTAATTATAGATTGTCATGGAGTAGGGTATAAGATTCATATATCTTCATATACCTATTCCTCTTTATTAGAAGAAGAAGGTAAAGATATATGTCTACATACTTATTTTTTTATAAAAGAAAATCAACATATTTTGTATGGTTTTTTTGAAAAAATAGAAAGAAAAATCTTTTCTTATTTGATATCCGTAAATGGAATTGGCCCAAGTACTGCTATAATGTTATTATCTTCACTTACTCCATATGAAATAGAACAATCTATATATAAAGAAGATATAAAAGTTTTTAATCAAGTAAAAGGTATTGGTACAAAAACAGCTAAAAGAATTATTATTGAACTAAAAGATAAAATTACTAATCTTAAAAAAGGAAAAAACGTAAAATTTTTGGAAAATACACCTATAAAAAAAGAAGCTTTAAGCGCTTTGGTCGTTCTTGGATTTTCTCCTAAAGAATCTAAAAAAGTTTTGGATAATATTTTGGATGAACATCCAGAATTTTCTGTAGAAAATCTCATTAAAGAATCTTTGAAAAAATTGTAA
- the der gene encoding ribosome biogenesis GTPase Der: MNYVVSIVGRPNVGKSTLFNRLVGRRKAIVHAKSGITRDRIYGNSEWNGVKFSVLDTGGFTMSKNDVLEKEIKNHILMAIKEADVILFLVDIKMGILDTDQEIAKILRKCHKIVLLVVNKVDDVKYTYSDTDFFRLGFVNYYYLSSINGSGTGELLDKLIEIFKKNFFLKKKSIVEKEFLPRFSVIGRPNVGKSTLINSFLDKNHHIVTNISGTTRDSLDVLYEKWGYECILIDTPGVRKKSKIRENIEFYSTMRTLKTIESTDVCLLMVDAVQGWEKQDMNIFRLVKKNQKGIIILINKWDLFHNIHNNMQKNYELFIRKKIYPFYNVPILFISSKNKYGIHNIIPIADQVFQYRKNRLKTNILNKIMLPIFKKNPPTSIKNKKNKLITIKYCTQIPSGTPKFIFFSNFPQYIKESYRRFIENKIRYHFDFIGVPIQIFFRKK, from the coding sequence ATGAATTATGTTGTATCCATAGTAGGCCGTCCAAATGTAGGAAAATCTACTTTATTTAATCGTCTTGTAGGAAGAAGAAAAGCTATTGTACATGCTAAAAGTGGAATAACAAGAGATCGTATTTATGGAAATTCAGAATGGAATGGAGTAAAATTCTCTGTCTTGGATACAGGTGGTTTTACTATGTCAAAAAATGATGTACTTGAAAAAGAAATAAAAAACCATATTTTGATGGCTATCAAAGAAGCTGATGTTATTTTATTTTTAGTAGATATAAAAATGGGGATATTAGATACAGATCAAGAAATAGCTAAAATACTAAGAAAATGTCATAAAATAGTTTTATTAGTAGTGAATAAGGTAGATGACGTAAAATATACATATTCTGATACAGATTTTTTTCGTTTAGGATTTGTAAACTATTATTATTTATCATCTATAAATGGGAGTGGAACAGGAGAATTACTAGATAAATTAATAGAAATATTCAAAAAAAATTTTTTTTTAAAAAAAAAATCCATTGTAGAAAAAGAATTTCTTCCTCGTTTTTCGGTAATAGGCCGTCCAAATGTAGGAAAATCTACATTGATTAACTCTTTTCTAGATAAAAACCATCATATTGTAACGAATATTTCAGGAACAACAAGAGATAGTTTAGATGTTTTATACGAAAAATGGGGATATGAATGTATTTTAATTGATACCCCTGGAGTAAGAAAAAAATCAAAAATAAGAGAAAATATTGAATTTTATTCTACTATGAGAACGTTAAAAACGATAGAGTCCACGGATGTTTGTCTTTTAATGGTAGATGCTGTTCAGGGATGGGAAAAACAGGATATGAACATTTTTAGATTAGTAAAAAAAAATCAGAAAGGAATTATAATTCTTATTAATAAATGGGATTTATTTCATAATATTCATAATAATATGCAAAAAAATTACGAATTGTTTATTAGAAAAAAAATATATCCATTTTATAATGTTCCCATTCTTTTTATATCTTCTAAAAATAAATATGGAATACATAATATTATTCCCATAGCTGATCAGGTTTTTCAATACCGTAAAAACAGATTAAAAACGAATATTTTAAATAAAATTATGTTGCCAATTTTTAAAAAAAATCCTCCTACTTCTATAAAGAATAAAAAAAATAAGTTAATCACTATAAAATATTGTACTCAGATTCCCTCAGGAACGCCAAAATTTATTTTTTTTTCTAATTTTCCTCAATACATAAAAGAATCTTATAGAAGATTTATTGAAAATAAGATTCGTTATCACTTTGATTTTATAGGGGTGCCAATACAAATATTTTTTAGAAAAAAATAA
- the trmD gene encoding tRNA (guanosine(37)-N1)-methyltransferase TrmD, producing MRIDIISIVPKILHSPFSNSIIKRAIEKRLIDIYVHDLRKYGLGKWKKVDDYPYGGGSGMVIRIEPVYQCFYKLLSERYYDEKIFMTPDGKLFSQKNAKALAFKKNIIILCGRYKGIDQRIRDHLITKEISIGNYILSGGELAAAVVVESIVRLLPGVIKNQNSILTDSFQKKESVIAPPVYTRPVVYKGWSVPEILLSGHHKKIKDWFHKKSIQFKKKLDS from the coding sequence ATGCGTATAGATATTATTAGTATAGTTCCTAAAATTCTTCATAGCCCTTTTTCAAATTCTATTATTAAAAGAGCCATAGAGAAAAGATTGATTGATATTTATGTTCATGACTTACGTAAATATGGATTAGGTAAATGGAAAAAAGTAGACGATTATCCTTATGGAGGTGGATCCGGAATGGTTATTCGTATAGAACCTGTATATCAATGTTTTTACAAATTATTATCGGAAAGATATTATGATGAAAAAATTTTTATGACTCCTGATGGAAAGCTTTTTTCACAAAAAAATGCTAAAGCTTTAGCTTTTAAAAAAAATATTATCATTCTTTGTGGACGTTATAAAGGAATTGATCAGAGAATTCGAGACCACTTAATTACCAAAGAAATATCTATTGGGAATTACATTTTATCTGGAGGAGAATTAGCAGCGGCTGTAGTGGTAGAATCTATAGTTAGATTATTACCTGGAGTAATAAAAAATCAAAATTCCATTCTTACGGATTCTTTTCAAAAAAAAGAATCCGTAATAGCTCCTCCTGTTTATACTCGTCCAGTCGTTTATAAAGGATGGAGTGTTCCAGAAATACTTTTATCTGGACATCATAAAAAAATAAAAGATTGGTTTCATAAAAAATCCATACAATTTAAAAAAAAATTGGATTCTTAG